DNA from Deltaproteobacteria bacterium:
GATGTTGCCGACGGCGTTCATCAGGCCGGCGGCGCCGATCGCCAGCAGCGGAAAACTCAACTCTTCGAGACCGACGAAGAGGCGGAAGTCAGTACCGAAGCGGACGAGCAATTTGGTGGCGAAGCCCAGATCATTGACTGCGAGTTTGATGCCGACCAGCCGCGGAATCTTTTCGGCGATGCGTTCGATGGTGTCGAGTGGCAAGTCGACCGCGGTGCGGCCGGGGATGTGGTAGAGCAGCAGCGGTAGGCCGGTCCGCGTGCCGAGGTCGACGAAGTACTCGACCAGACCGCGCTGCGGCGGCTTGATGTAGTAGGGCGTGACAATCAGCGCGGCGGCCGCGCCGGCGTCGGCCGCGTGCTCCAGCAGTTCGGCGCTTTCGGCATGCGATTGCGCGCCGGTGGCGGCGACCACGGGGATGCGGCCATCCGCGGTGTTGATGGCGACCTGCAGCAATTGCATACGTTCGTCGATGGTCAATAGGCTCGGTTCGCCGGTGGTGCCGCACACCACGATCCCGTGCGAGCCGTGCTCGATCTGAAATTCGACGAGTTCGGCAAACTTATCGTAGTCCACCTCGCCGGTGTTGAACGGCGTCACCAGCGGTGGGAACGATCCGCGCAAAAAATTCTCGTCCAGCGTGATCATCGTGGGCTGCCTTCGTTCTGCGGCCCCCTACGTGCGGTTGGTCGCAAATCCTTCCTGGGCGCCGAGCACGCGAAGTGGACGGCGCAGGTCTTCTTGCCACAGCAGCGACTCCATCGCGATGTGCAGCGGGCTGTCTTGGATCGTCAGCTCGTACACCGGCTCGTCGTGCGAGGCGTGGTTGTGCACGCCCCAGCCCGGCGCGGAGAGCATGAGATCGCCGGCGCGCCATTCGTACCGCTGACCCTCGACCACGCTGTGGCCACTGCCGGCGAAGAAGTAGTTGATCGCCGCCGATGCGTGACGATGCGGCCGATCGACGATCTTCGGCGGTCGAATGGTGATCGTTGCAAAGAAGTTCTGCGTCGTGCCGTTGGTGCGGCCGGTCGCCTGGTTGAACATGAGATAGAGCCGGCGTCCCACATACGACTTGCCGAGCGCTTCCAGTTTATCGAGGTGCTGCTTCACCAGCGGCCACGGCCAGTGCAGCGGCGTCGACTCGACGGCGGCTGGATTGATGAGTTGCTCGTAGGGCATCAGATAGGCACCAGCGTCAGTGAGCTTGAAAGTGCCGTACGGGCTGTGGCCCGTCGGATCGTCGGACTGTTCGATGGTGGTGTCGGGCGGGCCGGACTCCGGTGGATGTTCGTCGACCACGTGCACGTTGAGCTTCTCGAGCAGTGCGGCGTTGCTGTAGGTGAGACGCACATGCACGTCGGCGCTTTCATTCACGTGCCAGTACGTGGCCATCGACGGCGTGTTCCAGACGTCGTACGGCGCAAATTCGATTGTGCGGCCTCCGATCGCCGAGGTGCCGCGCCCGCGAATGCAGAAGTTCACCTGCGTCGAGTTGTGCCGAATCGGTTGGGTGCGTTCGCCGGGTTTGAGGACCTCGATGGCGACGCGAATGCCAGGGGCAAGGCCGAGTCCGGGCGCTTGCGCCCGCGGGTGAACGATGAGCGCCGTGCGCCGCCCGTTCGCCGGTGTGGGCAAGCTGGCGAGCCGGTTGATTTCCGCGTCGATCTCTTCTCTGCGGATGATGAGGGCGGGCCACAGATCGAGCGCGGGCGTCGCGGCACCGGTACAATCAACAAAGCGTGCGTGCATGTCGCTCATGATTCAGCACCTCGAAGAAGACTGCAAACCGCGTTTCTAGTGCAGGCGCGGCTGAGCACGTCGCGGTTGGGCGATGTGCCGGCCCACGTTGGCGCGGCGGGCGCGATCGTACACCTCGATGCCCAGCGCGAGATCGGCGATGCCCATGCCCATCGCCTTGAACAGCGTGAGGTCGGCGTCGCGTGGCCGCTTGCGCTGTTCGGCCACGATGGAGCTGAGCGGCGCGACGCGCCTCCAATCGCCAGCATTGAAGTAGTCCATGAACTCGCGCGACAACTTCTGTGCAGCGGGCGGGCTGTCCACGGCAACCACGGTGCAACGGGGCAGGATGTCGCTCGCGAACTCGGCGCGTTCCGGTGTGATCGCGCCAACCGCGTTGAGATGGCAGCCGTCGGCGACCATCGCGGCGGTGAGAAACGGGGCGGTCGCGCGCGTGACCAACGTGATGATCGCTGCACCGGCAACGGCTTCAGCGATCGACGCCGCCTCAATTGCCTCGAGGTTCAACTCGCTGTGAACACGCGCGACGAACTCGGCGCGATGCGCCGGATTGGGGCTGAAGACGCGCACGCGTCGCAGCGATCGCACCGCGGCGACCGCGGCGACCTGCGCGAGCGCTTGCTTGCCGGTGCCGATGATCGCCAACTCGTCGGCGTCGGCGCGCGCGAGCCAACGAGTCGCGACCCCCGAGATTCCACCAGTGCGCAGTTGCCCGAGCGCGAAGGCCTCGATGATGGCGCGCAGTGCCCCGGTCTGGCTATCGAACAGGATCAGCAGCGGCGTCGCGCCGCCGGCGGTGTGCGTCCAGGTCTTCGTGCCGGCGACGCCTGCGGTGGAGAACAGCGCACCGATTGCGTGGAGGGTGTGACCGCCGCCCCACGCGACGTGGGTCTTCGTCATGTTGCACGCTTCACCGCGGGCTTCGAGCCTGAGCCCGTGCTCGATCGCGTCGATGGCCTCGCGCAGATCGATGAGCGAGACGACGTCGGCTTCACTCAGCCACAGCGCGGAATCAGGGCTCATCGCAGATGTCCGCGGCTGCCCCTTTCTCGAAGATCGACGGCACCGGCGGCGCGAGTTGCAGAGCGTTCACGATCAGACTGTGCGTGACGTAGCGGCCGATCAGGAACAGCGCGGCCATGGCGCCCGCTGGGCCGATCGCCGCGACGACGGCATTGAACTCATCGCTGACATGCTGACCGCGCTGCGCGATGACGGCGATGGTGAGACGCTGCACCAACCGTTCGGTGTCACGCAACGGACCGTCACGCAACGTCGCGGCGGCGCGAATCCATTCGTCGCTGAACCCGAGCGTGCGGCACAGGCGTTCATGTTGATGTCGCTCGTAGTCGTTCTGCATCACGCCGGCGACGGTGAACGCGACGACTTCGGTGAGGTTGTCGGGCAGCGCGGCCTTGAGATCGTCGGTGAGCGTCATGAACGTGCGCAGGGCGGCGGGCTGATGGGCGGCGCACTTGAAAAATTCGCCGAGGTAGCCGAGCCGCGTCACCCGCGGCTGCAGCGCGTGGCTCAGCTCCGCTGGCATGTCGGACAGTTCGAGTCGCGGAATACCGCTGCTCATCGCTCAGTCTCGGCGTCCGTCAGCCGTGCTTCCAATATTGCGGCTTGCGCATGAACTGGCGCTGTATTTCGAGCAAATCTGGATCCGCCGAGTCGATGGCTTTTCCCGTGTCGGGGAATTTCGCCGCCAACGCGGCGACCCAGTCCGGATCGGAGTCCGGTACCTTGAAGTTGAAGCCCGCCCGCTTCATGCAAATGTCGAGGCTAGCCATGTGAAGCGCCAAGACGCGAGAGCGCGCGCGTTTGTCGTCGGCGGATTCGGATGCCGCCGCGGGCGCATGATCGGTAGCCGTGGGTGGCGACACTGGGTTGGATTTGTCGACCTTCGCGAGGCACTCGGTCAGCGCGGACTCAGCCGTGGGTGGCGGCGCCGCCGGTTGCGTACAACCCATCACCAGGATTCCCAACGCGGCGAAACCGATAAAGCAAATCGACCGGATCATCATTCCTCCCAATCAAATGGATGTGGTGCCTCGGCTCATAGCGCGTTTCTCTATAGCTGACTCGCGCTGCTTGTGGGAGTCGGGCGCGGACTCGCGATGCGGGTGGAGTTAGCCCTGATGTGACAGAACATGGGCGGTGGGGTCACGGTTTGCCCGCACCGGTTGCGCGGTGGGGGAGGGTTCCAACGTGCCATTCTTACCGTCATTGAGAATGAGGTTTTGGGAGGGCGAGGCTCCCGCCGAGCCGCCGCACCATCACCGAGCCAGCGGCTCGCCGGAAGGCTCGCCCTCCCGGATTCGCCCACGGATCCACTTGTCACATAGGGTTAGGTCGTTGAAAAGGTGCGGCGCCCCCAGGGTGGCGGAGTCTGATTGGAGGGCGCCGCGTCGTCGGCGCGGCCAGTTGCCAACTGTCGCCTGCATTTGACGACCACGCCCTCGCTGGGCTACAGAGTGCCCACGATTATGTCTCGCGGCGCTTTTCGATTTGCGTATTTTACCTTCCCCTGGTGGGCACCGGGGCGACGGAGGACTACGTGAACGGCTAGCGCCGCGTTCAACTAGTAGAATCCGAAGCCCTGAGAGCAATCTCGGGGCTTTTTTTTGGCGAAAGGCAAACGACATGAGCGAGAGAATAGAAAACGCGAACCTGGTGGACGTGCTGCCATTGACGCCACCGACCGCGGCGAAGGCGAAGCTGCCGCGCACGGAGCGAGTGACCGAGGTCGTGCTGCACGCGCGCCGAGCGATCCGTGACATCATCCACGGACGTGATCGGCTGCGATTACTCGCCGTCGTCGGCCCGTGCTCCATTCACGATCCCGAGGCGGCGCTCGACTACGCGCGGCGCCTCGTGCGGGTGGCCGACGCCGTTGGCGATCACGTCGTGGTGGTGATGCGGACGTATTTCGAGAAACCACGCACGACGATCGGGTGGAAGGGGTTGATCAACGACCCCCATCTCGATGGTTCGTGCGACATCGCCGTCGGCTTGGAGTTGGCGCGCCGGATTCTGCTGGAGATCAACGAACTCGGCCTGCCGTGCGGCTACGAAGCGCTCGATCCGGTGACGCCACAGTACATCGCCGACTTGTTGAGTTGGGCGGCCATCGGGGCGCGCACGACCGAGAGCCAAACCCATCGCGAGCTCGCCAGCGGCTTGTCGATGCCGGTCGGATTCAAGAACGGCACCGATGGCGGTCTCGAGGTGGCGCTTAACGCGATGATCTCTGCTCGCGCGCCGCATGCGTTTCTCGGCATCAACCCCGACGGCGTGACGTCGGTGGTCCGTACGGGGGGCAATCCCGATCGCCATATCGTGTTGCGTGGCGGCAGCGGCAAGCCTAACTACGCACCCGCCGATGTGGCGCGAGCAGCGGCGCTGGTGGTCGACGAGGCGATCACGCGCCCGATCATGGTGGATTGCTCGCACGACAACTCGATGAAGGACCACACCCGTCAGCCGCAAGTGTGCCGCGACGTGTTGGCGCAGGTGCGCGCCGGGCAGGAGCGCATCATGGGCGTGTTGCTCGAAAGCAATCTGAAGCCCGGCAAGCAGACGTGGAAGCCGAACGTGCCGCTGGCATACGGGGTTTCCATCACCGACGCCTGCATCGGTTGGGACGACACCGAAGCGCTGCTGTACGAGATCGCCGATGCAGTGAAGCGAACGCCTGTGCTGGCTGCCTCGATGTAGGGACGGCTCGGTAGCCGCGCACCTACTTGACGTACCCGAGCGCCCGCAGTTTCTCCGTCGTCTCGTCGGTGAGTTCTGGCGCGTCGGTGCCGCGCAATCGCGTCGGTGGGGAATAGGGCCCATAGCTGGCGAGTGATGTGGGCGGGATCGACGCGACCACCTCGGGCTGCAGCGCCTCGGTGAGCACGCGCCCCGGCATGTCGGTGGCGCGCGGCAGCCCGAGCAACGCGAGCAGCGTCGGTGTCACGTCGAGCAGCGTGGGTGCGGGCGCCAACTGCGCGCCCGCTCGGATGCTATAGCCACTCATCAGCAGGATGCCGTCGGGGGCGTGCTCGTGGCCCGACAGGCCGCCGCGCTCGTAATCCCAGCCGTGATCCGACACCAGGACCACTGTCGTGTGGTCGTCCGCTTGCGCAACATACTCAGCTAGCCAGCGATCGACGCGTTCGTAGTAGTGATCGACCACACCGCGGGCAAAGGGAAACAAATGGCTCACGTTGTCGATGCCGGGAAGATAGACAGCGAGGAAGTCGACGTGATCCTTGCGCAGCAGTTGTAGACCGGCGGCCGCGCTGAACGCGTCCGCGCCGTCAATCAAGCGGAAGGCGACCTGGTTTTTCGGCTTCGATTCCAAGTCCGCCCGCTCCGTCGCGCTGAGATCCGCGAAGAACGGTGACGCCAGGATGTCCCCCGATTCCAATTCTCCCGCGCCGATTCCCTCGGCCAACTCCGCCATCAACGAGTTCGGATACGTGACCCCGAACGTGAGCGGATTGGTGTGGCCGAACCGCTTTTCCATGCGCGCGGCACGGTTCGGGTTGTTGTCGGACACCAGGAAGCCGTTCACCGGTTCGCTCGGCCAGGTTCCCCACCAGTTCACGACCGCCACGCGTCGCCCGCGCTCTGACAGGATGTTCCACAATGCTTTGACCCGCCGATGGCACGAGCTGATTGGAACTTGGACCAGCCATTCGCGGCGCAGCGCCTCCCTGACCAATGGGCGCATGCCGACGTACTGTGGAAGCAGGTTGAAGTTACTCAGTTGTTGGACGCCACAGGAGAGCCCAGGGACCGACACCTCCATGAATCCATTAACCCCGTGTTGGTTTTCGCTCATGCCGGTGGCAATCGTGGTCCACAAGATCGGCGATAGCGTCGGCTTCATGCTGACGAGGGGCGCGGCGACGCCGTTACGCATCAGCGCAGCGAACGCCGGCAGCCGACCCTGCGCGACCAACGGGCGGATGCGTCGCCAGTCCGCGCCATCGAGCCCGATCACGAACACGCGCGCGCCCGCGGCGGATGCGGCGACGGGTGGGACGACCGCGACCGGTTCCGGCCGCGACGCTGGGCGCAGCGCCGCCACCAGCGCGACACCTGACAGCGCCAGCGCGACCGGCAGAATCCGGCTCACCGACGCGCGCCGCAGTCCCGTGGCGATGCGGCTTGTCATAGGTGCGGTTGCGAGCAGTGCCGCGAGCAGGGTTGCGATCTGAAATGGCAACTCGACGGTCTTCAACGGCGGTTGGCCGGCGAGATGAAAGCCGATCGCCAGGATTGCACCGCAGGTTGCGGCGGTGATGATCTCTGCGCTGGCACGGGCTGCAAGCGACGCCGCTGGCGCCGCTCGGCGATGCGAGGCATTGCGCCACGGCCCCACGCGGCCAACCACCCGGCTGGCGAGAGCGCCGAATGCGAAGAGCGCCGCATACACGGTGGCCACGGCGCCGGCGAAACGCAGACCGTTGCCCTCGAGAGCAATCGACTGATTGCGTTGCACGGTAAGATAGCCCGCCAGCAACCCGACCGTGGCCCCGACCCATGCCCACGCGGAGACGGCGAGCAGCCAGGCGTGAAGCGGGCGTGGCGAGGAGTGCACCGACCGCGTCACCGTTCGAAGCCAATGTGTGGACGTGTGCGGCGATTGCATCCCGATCTCGGCGGCGCCGTCATATAGAGTCACCGACGCCCGCGCAAACACTGCGGGGGGGAAAGAGTGGGTGCGACGGATGCGTGGCAGAGCAATGCCGAGCAAGGTCCCTTCTCCCCGAGGAGAGTGTCGACAAACGCGAAGACACCCTTCGACAGGCTCAGGGTGAGCGGATCAAGCTCTTTCAAATTGTTTGATCATCCGTTCGTGCTGAGCTTGTCGAAGCACGCCTTGGAAGAAAATCGGCAGTCTCAGGGAGAGGACCTTTGAGCAACCCTCGGTGCCTTGTCGTGGTTCGCGTGCCGAAGGAAAACTTGCGCCGGCCATGCGTCGGAAGCGATCTCACTTTCCTGTCGCGCAAACCCAGCGTCACGGCTTGGGCCGCTCGGCGCTCTCGGATAGACTCGCGGCGATGACGACGAATCCAATTGCTCGCTTCCGTCGCTGGTTCACGCTCGCGCAGCGCGACGGCAGTCCGCTGCCCGAAGCCATGGCGTTGGCGACCGCCGACGCCGGCGGGCGACCGTCGGTTCGTTACGTGTTGCTCAAAGGCGTCGATGCGCGCGGCATCGTGTTCTTTACCAACGCCGCGAGCCGCAAAGGCCGCGAGCTGCGCGCCAACCCGCGCGCATCGGCGGTGTTCGTCTGGGATCGCCTGCGCAAGCAGGTGCGGATCGACGGCGTGATTGAAGGGGTCAGCGCGGCCGAGGTCGACGCCTACTGGGCGACCCGTCCGCGCGCCAGTCAACTCGCGGCGCTGGCGTCGGATCAGAGCGCGCCGATGGCGAACCGCGCGACCCTGCTCGCGCATTGGCGCGCGCTGCGCCGGCGCTACCGCGGCCGCTCCGTCCCGCGACCGCCGCAGTGGACCGGCTATCGGCTGGTCCCCGACACGATCGAGTTCTGGACGC
Protein-coding regions in this window:
- a CDS encoding 4-hydroxy-tetrahydrodipicolinate synthase; translated protein: MITLDENFLRGSFPPLVTPFNTGEVDYDKFAELVEFQIEHGSHGIVVCGTTGEPSLLTIDERMQLLQVAINTADGRIPVVAATGAQSHAESAELLEHAADAGAAAALIVTPYYIKPPQRGLVEYFVDLGTRTGLPLLLYHIPGRTAVDLPLDTIERIAEKIPRLVGIKLAVNDLGFATKLLVRFGTDFRLFVGLEELSFPLLAIGAAGLMNAVGNIAPRKLVDLCDAVAGGDLAAARTLHFDLFELNQAVFFDTNPIPIKWMMRRMGLLDSNEHRLPMVPATYELEQRLDGVLQRAGLIAAA
- a CDS encoding cupin domain-containing protein; its protein translation is MHARFVDCTGAATPALDLWPALIIRREEIDAEINRLASLPTPANGRRTALIVHPRAQAPGLGLAPGIRVAIEVLKPGERTQPIRHNSTQVNFCIRGRGTSAIGGRTIEFAPYDVWNTPSMATYWHVNESADVHVRLTYSNAALLEKLNVHVVDEHPPESGPPDTTIEQSDDPTGHSPYGTFKLTDAGAYLMPYEQLINPAAVESTPLHWPWPLVKQHLDKLEALGKSYVGRRLYLMFNQATGRTNGTTQNFFATITIRPPKIVDRPHRHASAAINYFFAGSGHSVVEGQRYEWRAGDLMLSAPGWGVHNHASHDEPVYELTIQDSPLHIAMESLLWQEDLRRPLRVLGAQEGFATNRT
- a CDS encoding ornithine cyclodeaminase family protein, with translation MSPDSALWLSEADVVSLIDLREAIDAIEHGLRLEARGEACNMTKTHVAWGGGHTLHAIGALFSTAGVAGTKTWTHTAGGATPLLILFDSQTGALRAIIEAFALGQLRTGGISGVATRWLARADADELAIIGTGKQALAQVAAVAAVRSLRRVRVFSPNPAHRAEFVARVHSELNLEAIEAASIAEAVAGAAIITLVTRATAPFLTAAMVADGCHLNAVGAITPERAEFASDILPRCTVVAVDSPPAAQKLSREFMDYFNAGDWRRVAPLSSIVAEQRKRPRDADLTLFKAMGMGIADLALGIEVYDRARRANVGRHIAQPRRAQPRLH
- a CDS encoding carboxymuconolactone decarboxylase family protein; the encoded protein is MSSGIPRLELSDMPAELSHALQPRVTRLGYLGEFFKCAAHQPAALRTFMTLTDDLKAALPDNLTEVVAFTVAGVMQNDYERHQHERLCRTLGFSDEWIRAAATLRDGPLRDTERLVQRLTIAVIAQRGQHVSDEFNAVVAAIGPAGAMAALFLIGRYVTHSLIVNALQLAPPVPSIFEKGAAADICDEP
- a CDS encoding 3-deoxy-7-phosphoheptulonate synthase produces the protein MSERIENANLVDVLPLTPPTAAKAKLPRTERVTEVVLHARRAIRDIIHGRDRLRLLAVVGPCSIHDPEAALDYARRLVRVADAVGDHVVVVMRTYFEKPRTTIGWKGLINDPHLDGSCDIAVGLELARRILLEINELGLPCGYEALDPVTPQYIADLLSWAAIGARTTESQTHRELASGLSMPVGFKNGTDGGLEVALNAMISARAPHAFLGINPDGVTSVVRTGGNPDRHIVLRGGSGKPNYAPADVARAAALVVDEAITRPIMVDCSHDNSMKDHTRQPQVCRDVLAQVRAGQERIMGVLLESNLKPGKQTWKPNVPLAYGVSITDACIGWDDTEALLYEIADAVKRTPVLAASM
- a CDS encoding alkaline phosphatase family protein, whose protein sequence is MTRSVHSSPRPLHAWLLAVSAWAWVGATVGLLAGYLTVQRNQSIALEGNGLRFAGAVATVYAALFAFGALASRVVGRVGPWRNASHRRAAPAASLAARASAEIITAATCGAILAIGFHLAGQPPLKTVELPFQIATLLAALLATAPMTSRIATGLRRASVSRILPVALALSGVALVAALRPASRPEPVAVVPPVAASAAGARVFVIGLDGADWRRIRPLVAQGRLPAFAALMRNGVAAPLVSMKPTLSPILWTTIATGMSENQHGVNGFMEVSVPGLSCGVQQLSNFNLLPQYVGMRPLVREALRREWLVQVPISSCHRRVKALWNILSERGRRVAVVNWWGTWPSEPVNGFLVSDNNPNRAARMEKRFGHTNPLTFGVTYPNSLMAELAEGIGAGELESGDILASPFFADLSATERADLESKPKNQVAFRLIDGADAFSAAAGLQLLRKDHVDFLAVYLPGIDNVSHLFPFARGVVDHYYERVDRWLAEYVAQADDHTTVVLVSDHGWDYERGGLSGHEHAPDGILLMSGYSIRAGAQLAPAPTLLDVTPTLLALLGLPRATDMPGRVLTEALQPEVVASIPPTSLASYGPYSPPTRLRGTDAPELTDETTEKLRALGYVK
- the pdxH gene encoding pyridoxamine 5'-phosphate oxidase — translated: MTTNPIARFRRWFTLAQRDGSPLPEAMALATADAGGRPSVRYVLLKGVDARGIVFFTNAASRKGRELRANPRASAVFVWDRLRKQVRIDGVIEGVSAAEVDAYWATRPRASQLAALASDQSAPMANRATLLAHWRALRRRYRGRSVPRPPQWTGYRLVPDTIEFWTHRAHRLHEREQFVRTRRGWRRRLLQP